TTAACACACAAATTATGTGGAGCAGCTTTATTATCTGTAATTGGAGTAGCTCTTGCAGTACCAAACACGACTAAAGCGGTAGATTCAGTGAAAGATGGAACAGGACACATTAAATTTACTTTAACAGATGATGGCACTGAAATTACTGACCCAGGTTCTGAAACAACAATTACCAACATTCCTGATGTAACAAACCCAGGAACATTCGGAATCATGGCTGTAACACCACTAGAATTTGAAACACACAGTGTATTAACTGCACAAACTACTCGTACTTATGATGCCTCTCCATTTAAAGCAAATGCAGGCAGTACAGATCCAGATTATCCAGAATTTGACGTACAAAACTTTGTAAAATACAGAGACATCCGTACAACTGACGTTCACAAATATTCATTATCCGCAGCGTTGACTCAAAACTTCAAAGATACAGCAAGTGGTACGTACCTTACTGGATCAGAATTAAACTTTAAAAATATTGATACAACTTCACTTGATGCAGTAGCTCAACCAACAGGTGTATCAGGAACAAATAAATTAGTTGCAAATGCAGACAACTCACTACCAGGTGCTTCAGCAGAATTCATCAGAAATGATGTAGCGGACAATACAGGTGCTGGGAATATCGAAATGAACTTTGGTAGACACACATTAGATACAGCAGGAAACTCTGTATCATTAACAATTCCAACAACAACTTCAATCGGTATTGGTGATTACAATGCAGTTATTACTTGGACGTTATCTGAAACAATTGTACCGGAAACACCAGTTACTCCAGAAGGCGAATAAGCACAAAAAAAGATTGCTTCATGATAGCAAGGTTCACCGACTCACTGAGTCGGTGACCTTGTTTCATCATGGAAAGAAGGGACAAAAGAATGAACATGAAGAAAAAAGCAGTGACGATTTCTCTAATCGTTTTATACATAGTAGGTCTGATAATACCTGGTCAGCAAGCGCTAGCCGAAGAATCACCCAAAAAAGGCACGAGTACAGCGAGTCCTACTGGATTTACGTACCGAGTGCTCCAACCTGAAAATCAGCAAAATAAGAAAGTTGGTTATTTTGATTTAAAAATGTCACCTAGCCAAAAACAAACCGTTCAGATCGAACTTGGTAATGAGAGCACTGAGGAAATAGAAGTCGATATAGCCATCAATGGTGCCAAGACAAATGGTAATGGTGTAATTGAATATGGGCCAACAGGGATTGAAAATGATACATCGCTAAAATATGCTTTTGAAGACTTAGTCAAAGGACCGAAGTCTGTAAAAATTCCAGGCAATGGAACAGCAATGTTAGACTTGGAAATTACCATGCCAAAAGTGAGTTTTGATGGGGTAGTTTCTGGTGGGATTCAATTAAAAAATGCTCAAGATGAAAAAATGCGTGCTGAAAAGAAAGGTGTTATCAATGAGTATGCCTTTTTAGTAGGAATGTTGTTAACAGAAACAGAAACAGCTGTAATGCCTGAATTGAACTTAAATAAGGTTTCTGCTGGGTTAAGCAACTACCGTAACAGCATTTTTGTCAATTTTTCAAACATTAAAGCAGCCTATCTAGAGAATTTGACCTTAGATGTTCAAGTGATGAAAAAAGGATCAGATAATGTTTTATATGAAGCAAAAAAAGCAAGTATGCGTGTGGCACCAAACTCAAGAGTTGATTTTCCTGTGTCAATGAATGGTGAAAAAATGGAACCTGGCAAATATATAGCCCATATCGTCGCGACAGCTGGGGATAAAAAATGGGAATGGGATGAAGAATTTACGGTGACTGATGAAGAAGCCGATAAATACAATAAGCAAGATGTCAGCCTAATCCAAGAAAATGGGATTGATTGGAAAATCATCGTAGCGATCGTTGCAGGTGTGTTTGTCCTTGTTCTTGTTATTTTCTTCGTTGTGCGAGCTGTAAATAATCAGAAAAAAACCAAAAATAAATCGATGTCGAAAAAAAGAAAATGATCGTTCATAAATAGAGGGGGATGGAAAGATGAGTATTTTAGATTGGTCGTTTATAACGTTACTATCCAGTGCCCTTCTCTTTGTTCTTTTTGCAGGGTTAGCCTTTTTGCTCGCTTTTTCAACGAACAAAAAACTGAAAAGATTTAGAAGAAAGCCACCAAAAGATAAAGAAAAACGGAAAAGGTTTCTATCTGAGCGTAACAGCTTAGACAAGCAAAAGAGCCGGCAAAGAAATTGGGGATTTTTCTGTATTTTGATGATGTTACTGACAGGCTGCGGTGCGTTTTATTCGAGATATTATCAAATGACGAATTTAGAAGCAAGTGATTCAGAAGCTATTGTGCAAAGTTATTACTTAACGGATGATATCATGGTGCAATTAACAAATATTCAAAATGATGAAAATTCTGAAAAGTCGATTAAAAATCTCCGAGATGTCGCTTCACGTTTGGCAAGCTACGGCACTAAAATGGCGTATCCAGGCTTGACGGAAGAAGGTCAAAAAACGTTGGCCCGTCACTATGCATTGATCAAAAACTTAGGTGTCAACTTGTCGGTTCAAACAACCGAAACCTTGTCGGACCAGCAAGTGATGGAGGGGTATGTAAAAGACATTGAGAAAGTCAAAGAAAGCCAAGCAAAAGTCTTTAAAACCTTCAAGGTCAATGAGTCAGCACTAAAGCAGAAGAAATAGTTCTTAGCTGAGGTAAATTCGATGGATAAAGTAAAAAAAAAGACGACTACTACACAAAAAAAGACAAGACCGTTGGTTAAAAAGTCCAGTCACCAAAAAAGACAAAAAGCTAACCATGTTCGGCCGAGCAAAGAAATACCAAACATCAACGCACATAAGAAGAAAAAGAAGCAATCTAAAAAACAAAAAGAGCAGTTAAAGAAGCGGAAACGAAACAAAGTGTTGATGGAGATTAGCATGGCTTTGGTGATCTCCGCATTCTTGATTTGGCTAATAATGTTTCTAACCATTGCCATACCCAAGGTAGATGGGTATTCAATGACCCCTACAACGAATGATAGAGATCGAATGCTTGTGAATAAGTGGGCTAAGATCAAACGACTTAATCTGATTTACTTTAAAGAGCCTAGAAAAGATGAAAAAATGATTCGTCGGGTGATTGGGTTACCAGGAGATACGTTATTTTACAAGGATGGACAATTGTTTGTTAATGGGAATGAAGTCGCGGAACGCTTTTTGTCTGATACCTATCAATTAAAAGACCAAGAGCAGACGATGCCTGACTTCACTTTGCAAGAGATACTAAATGTAAATAGTGTTCCTAACGGTAAATACTTTGTTCTTGGCGATAACCGCGCCTATGCTACAGATAGCCGTTATTTTGGTTTTGTGGATGAAAAAGATATTGTCGGTGTAGTGAAAATTCGCTTATTTCCGATCCACTCAATGACTCACTTTTAATGCAATGAAGGGAACGAAGCGATGAAAAAGCAACGACCAGAAGAGATCAGAAAAAGACCAAAGAGAAAAAGTCCTGCTGGTTACTCTAAGAAAAAAAATCAAAACAGAACAGTAAGCAAACAGAAGAGTAAACGTCTGTTATTAGAAGCCAAAAGCAAACAAACAGCTGCTGGGAAGTATCACAACATTCAAGGTTGGGTAGCAAATTTCTTTTTTCTCTTCGTTTTCTTGGCAGGTATTGTCTTTTTAATACAAGTAAAGTCACATCAAATAGATGGCCACTCAATGAATCCGACATTCAATGATAAAGATCGCATACTTGTCATCAAAGGGCAAGAGCCAAAACGCTATGAAATCATTACGTTTGAACCTAAAAGTGCACCAGGAGACTCCTATGTAAAACGCGTAATTGGTTTGCCAGGGGATGTGATTTGGGTCGAAGGTACCTCTTTATATATCAACTATCAAGCCGAAAATAATCCAGCAAATCTTTATGGACACAATCTTGCCGCCAAAGATTTGCCAGATGGAACGACTCGGATCACTGTAAGTGAATGTGTTGCAAAAGAGTTAGCCCCATACTATCAAATTCCAGAAAATGCCTATTTTGTTCAAGGCGATAATCGCAACCATTCAGACGATAGTCGAGTGCTAGGATTGATCGATCGCAAACAAATTGAAGGTGTAGTCGCCTATCGTTATTATCCCTTCAATAAAATCGGTGTGGTGAGATAACAGAGGATGTTTAGGAAAAGAAAGTGAGTGAGTCAAAAAAGATGAGTCAAACGATTAAAAAATTTATAAAGACTAATGGCGTGGCCCTGTTGCTTAGCTTTAGTCTGCCAGTCATCATAATGGTGATATCGTATTATTTAGTAGGAATTTATCCAGGTAGCAAGACGACATTGTTGGCCAGTGATGCGTTTACTCAATATGCTAATTTCCACGCAAGCTTTAATAATGTCTTGCATGGGAAACAAAATATATTCTACACGTGGTCTGGCTCGTTAGGCTTAAATTATTGGGCATTTATGGCTTATTACTTAAATGGGATCTTTACACCATTAGTTGGACTTTTCGATAATATACATATGCCTGATGCATTATATTTTTTAACGCTACTTAAATTTGGGGCAAGTGGTTTAGCTTTTTGGATTTTTGCCCATCATACCTTTAAAATCCGTCAATGGGCTACGATTGGTTTGAGTGTGTCGTATGCTTTAATGGCATATGCTGTAGGCTATTCTGAGGTTATTATGTGGTTGGATACCTTTATGTATTTACCATTAATTATTTTAGGTATTCATCGATTGATGGATCAACATAAACCAACCCTTTTATTTATTAGCTATTTATTTCTGTTTTTATCTAATTTTTATATGGCGTTTATAGTGGGCGTCTTTTCATTTATGTATTTCATGGTACGGATGTTGACAGATGTGAAAAACTATAAGAAAAAGATCATCCCGTACTTGTTTACCTCACTGTTAGCAGGTGGTGCTTCGATGATCACGATTTTGCCGACGATTTTTGACTTGAGTAACAATGGTGAAGGCTTAAGTACGATCAATAAAGTGTTGACCAAAGATACAGGTCCTTGGGATTTTGTAGCCAAAAGCTTAGTTGGGGTTTATGATACATCCAAATATGAAAGCATGCCGTTTATCTACATTGGGTTAATACCGTTGATGTTTTGCATATTCTATTTTCTAACGAAAAAAATTCCGTTAAAAAATAAACTGCTCTTTGGCTCATTGTTGATGGTCTTGATCGCAAGTGTTTATATTTATCCATTGAACTTATTCTGGCATGGCTTACATTCGCCTAATATGTTTTTATTTAGATTTAGTTTTTTATTTTCGTTTATGATAATTTTACTCGCAGGCTATGGGTTAGAAGTCTTTGAAAAAGAAGATTTCGATCAGCTGCTAAATGGAACACTTGGGATTGTTGGTATCTTTATTCTTTTTATCTTAGTATCAAATAAAAAACGTTATGGGATTATTACAACAAATTCTTTGATTATCACCGTGGGATTGCTCATTGGTTATTTAGTTTTTTGGTTTATCTATCATCGAAATGTCAAGGTGGCAAAATGGCTACCCATCTTGTTTGTACTAATGATGACGGGGGAAGCGTTCGTGAACTCAAAAGTCATGATTGAAGGCATACGAGATGATTGGGGCTATCCAACAAGAAAAAGATACGATGAATTTTATCCTGAGATAAAAAATTTGGTTGACCAAACAAATAAAGCAAACGATACGTTATTCCGATTAGAAAATTTAGATCCAGTTTCTTTGGATGACAGCTTTAACTATGGTTATAGTGGTGTGACGATGTTTTCATCCATTCGGAATCGACATTCATCGGCCTATGTTAATGCTTTAGGATTCCGCTCGTTAGGCAGTAACTTACAGGTTCAGTATAGGAATAATACATTGCTGATGGATGCGCTAGTCGGGATCAAATACAATATAGCGAAAACAGACCCATCAAAATTTGGTTTCACTAAAATTGCGACAGAAGGAGCTTATTCGCTGTATGAAAATCGCTTTGCTTTACCTCTGGGAATCACTACAGATGATGGCATTTATGAAACTGGTGCTGTAAGTAACCAAACTGAATTGTTTAATTACCTTGCCAATACAGAAGGCGAACTTTTCAGTTTCGATGAACCGAAAGTAGCTGACTTAGAAAATGTGATTGTGACTGATGAGGGGAATAATATCATCAGCTACGGGGAAGAGATTCCTAATAAACCAAAAAAAGTAACTTGGCTGGTCACTATTCCAGCACATTCCCAAGGATATCTAAGTCTTGTTCCGGCAAGCTTTAATAACAAATTAGAGCGCGGCGCAGCAATCAAAGTTACGGTCAATGGAAATTCTCAAAGTAACAGAGTCATGGATTATGGGCAGTATTATAGTATTGGGTATTCTGAAAAAGCAACGTCAATTAAGGTGACCGCAACATTTACTGGCTCTCAAAAAATGACTCTCTTCAAACCAGACGTTGTGTTTTTAAACACACAACGCTTTGAAAAAACGGTCAAACAAATACAGGATAAAGGGGTCAAATTCCAAACAAGTGGGCGGAAAGCTAAAGCAGATATTTCTTTAGCGCAAGACCAAGTTGTGTTGACCACGATTCCTTATGATAAAGGGTGGAAAGCCTATATTGATGGGAAAAAAGTGGACATTCCAACCTTTAAGGATGCCTTTTTAGCAATTCCAGTCCCAGCCGGAAAGCACTCACTGGAGCTTGCCTTTTTACCACAAGGCTTTTTGATTGGCGCAGTGTTGTTTGTCCTCTGTCTTTTGGTTTTTATTGGCTATAGTTTGCGCCTAACAAGAAATAAACAGCTTAAATGAAGTAGAGAAAAATAATGAGAGTAACTTATTTTGACGAAGCCACTTGTTCTTCGAGTGGCTTTTTTTAAATAGAGAGGAGCTCAGATGAAAAAAAAGATAATCGCTGTTGCTTTAGGTGTATTGATGATTGCGACAGGCTGCACTAAGCCAAGTTTAGAAAAGGCAAAAGAACATTTCTCAGACCAGGAATTCAACTACTCGTTTCAATTACCGCAAGGTTGGAGGACTCAAGAAGACTATCAAAACCTGTATAATCCAGCGGCCGTTTTTGGTGCAGAAGATCAAAATAGTAAATCCTATATGTTCATTCGGACAAGGAAAAATAGTGAAATAGATCATGAAAAACAAATAGAACAAGAATTGAAAGAAAATTATGAGTTGGACGATCTCGAAGTGGAAACCTTTAAGTCTAATGAACGATCAGTTCTCTTATATAAATTTCAAGGCCTTTACAATCATGAAGAGGTGTCTATTCATGATTTCTATGTTGTTTTAAATCAGAGGATGGTGGAATTTACGTTTTATTCTCCAGCGAATAGCAACGATACGAAACAAGTAGAACTATTTAAGCAATCAGTCACTACTTTAAATGAAGAAAAAAGAACGGAAGCCAAGACAAGCGAGTCAATGGAGGAAAATACCGATCTTAAAATTGAAAATGACGCTGTCTCGTTTACTTTGACAGGTTACAAGATGATTACTGGGACAGAAGAAAAACGCCTATTGATTATTCGTTACTTATTTTTAAATAAGCAGACCGAACCTAGTATGCCTAATATCTGGAATTCCTTAGTGACAGCGAAACAAGATGGGCAAGATCTGACGGTTAGTTCAATAACTGAAAGTGCAGAGGTATCTGATTTGAGTTATCTACTACAAGTTGGCAAAACTGCAATTGGCAAAGATGATCTAGTAGAAACCGCTGTGGTATACGAACTGGTAGACTCGTCGATGTCTGATATTTCCTTTATATTTGACCAAGCGACCTTTAAAGATCAAGCGCCAATTATATTGCCAATCAAAGAATAAGGAGAATGGGTATGAAGAAAAAACTGATCCTATTAGCGACAGTTACACTCGCTGTGTTAACCGCTTGTCAATCAGGAAAAAACACAGCAAAAACTAAGTTAGCAGAGGATGAACAGGTGTTTACTTGGTGGGCAGATCGCAGTAAACCGTTTGGAAATCTAGAATATCTTGAGATTTCTGAGAAGGAAGCGACAGAGCTGATGGCAAATAAATTTGAGCTAAAAATCCCCCGTTTTTTTGATGTGGCAAAAGAAATTATTGAAGATGATTTAGTGAGTGATGCTGTGCAGCGAGAACCAGATATCTACAATGTGGTTGCATCAGGGAATGATCTCGTCTTATCCAGTCTGATTAAAATAAAGGATGCAAAGGGCAGTTATTTGTCTTATGGGAAAATTGAGTTGAAATATCAATACATGGGTCTTCAAAAGAAAGTCAAGTTACTTAGCCAAGAAGTATCCATTTACAATTTATCGGAAGATGAAACTTATCATGGGAAAGATGCAACGGCTGTGCTAAAACAATTAAGCAGCCTGATGAAATTGAAAGACCAAGACAAACTGCTGACAAAATTTACTGAAGAGACCAAAGAAAGTCAAAATAATGTTGGAAAAGAGATCAGTCTTTATAGAACATTGGATAAAGCGTATAAAAATAATTCGTTTGGGAAAAATTTGGTTGTAACCTTTAATGGAGCTGGCGGCATCAAAATTATTGAAGCCGCAATTTCAGATTATCGACTATAAAAAAGTAAACCTTTCATTATAGATAATATAGTTAAGCTTGTGTTTATATATCATTTTTTTATTTTTGTTCTTTGATAGGTTTCTTTTTGATGTGTAAATATAACAAATTATCAAGAATTACCGTAGCTAATGTTGTATTATTGCGAAGAAAAGCGCTGGAATTTTGAGTATATAGAGTTAATTTCAAAAAGAACTAAAAAAAAAGAAGTATATGTAATTCAATTTATGTTTTTAAAGATATAATTTTAATAGAAATAAATAATTATTTTGTATTTAAATAGTTAAATGCAATAATGTTCTTTATTAAATAGAAATAACCCTAATTTAACCTAAGTACACGGAAAAAATCGAGCTAAAGCAGAAATAAGAACTAGCTATGGTGAGTATGCGGTGAAAAATAGTATGAAGACAATGACTAAAAATAAATAGGGTAGTTAGTTGGTTTTCTTGTTTTCACCATACAGGAGAGTCAATAAATAAAGTTTGAATGAGTGACTAAGTATTTTAATTATTTGTATGGAACCTTGCATAAAAATAGTTAAAATACAGAAAAATACCTATTTAAACAGGAATCGAATGTATGGAGAAAATTTGAAATAAATGTGCCTAGATTGATTGCACATAAAATATTTTTTAAGAAAGGAGGATAAAATGAAAAAGAAAATAATCGGTCTAGTAATGGCGGCTGGCGTTATCTTATCTTCATTGCTCATTTACTCAGTGGGAAATAACCAAATTAAGGCCGAAGAAGTAGCGAATACAGGTTCTAAGTCAAGTGTAGATCCCTCTAGTTTAAGGGTGAAATTTCCAGATTATTCCCAACTTCCATGGCAATCATTGCCCCTTGGCGTACATGCGTTTAATGAACGTAGCTTTGATACTAGTTCTGCTGGAGCAACATTAGGCTGGCATTATGGGCGTTCAAGTGATAAAGTAATCCCTGATTTTAGTGGTGCTAATTTAGAGGAACTTAAAATGAATTTGGATTATGGCGTGACACCTACCACGGAACTAAATGGATATGTTCCTTATGGAACTAGTGGCGGGTTATTTAATACTGAAGAGGAAGAACCCATCGCTGGAGGTTGGACGGTATACCGAAGAGGCTTTCCAGTCAGTTCTGCACCGATAATATTTGCTCAAGGTGATAAAGTGATTGAACCTTTAAGTCAATTTGGACATGGTGATCCCAACCTAAATCAGCCAGCAGCGATTGCATCTAATGTAAAAGTCTATACAACAGGAACGGCCATTCCTGAAAAAGCAATTAAGGTGGAATATGAACTAAAAAATAATCCAGCTGTAAAAACGGCGAATATGTTTGAATTTCATGTGAAAGTTGAAAGTGTCGCTAGAATACTTGCGGGTAAAACAGTATCAGCCAATAGTCTAAAAGTGACGAATCTAAGTGAGAAAAAACTAGAGAATTTTGTTCTGGGAAGCCAGTATGATATTGATTTACTAGGAACATACAATCGTGGTTACGGCCAAGACGTATCTGACAATACCTTGCCAGTAAAATTTTTAGGGCATAATAGAGGGGTCAAATACACCGCGCATTACTTGAAAAGAACAAAATACGTAGATCATTTTCTTCTAAACTTTTATTTTGATACCCTTGATAAACCGGATAACTGGAGTGTAAAACAAATTAGGCCTTTAGGGCAAGTTGAGAGCTTTTATGATCCAGCTTACTCTGGATTTTCAGGTCCAACCGCTAGTGGTCAGGAAAATAACAATACGCCAGCTCCGGCAGGAAGTATCGCCTATTCTGCAGAACAAAAAGATCCTAAAATTACAGCAGCATACAATACAGCACTTTATATGAAGAATCAACCAGTTGATTTAGAAAAAAATCAGTCTACTGGTTATACATTCAACACAGCTGCAGGAGTTATGGATGCAAAGCAACCGTTGATTTTTGTGGATAGTCCAACCGCTTATTATACAGGAGAATCGCCGCAAAAAGTCAGTGGAACTGTCATGGATTATAAGGCTACCACAACGAGCTTAGACGTTATGTACTCATTTAATGCAAAAGGTCCATTCAAAAAAGCAACAACAGTT
The Enterococcus silesiacus DNA segment above includes these coding regions:
- a CDS encoding S26 family signal peptidase codes for the protein MKKQRPEEIRKRPKRKSPAGYSKKKNQNRTVSKQKSKRLLLEAKSKQTAAGKYHNIQGWVANFFFLFVFLAGIVFLIQVKSHQIDGHSMNPTFNDKDRILVIKGQEPKRYEIITFEPKSAPGDSYVKRVIGLPGDVIWVEGTSLYINYQAENNPANLYGHNLAAKDLPDGTTRITVSECVAKELAPYYQIPENAYFVQGDNRNHSDDSRVLGLIDRKQIEGVVAYRYYPFNKIGVVR
- a CDS encoding copper ABC transporter permease, with translation MSQTIKKFIKTNGVALLLSFSLPVIIMVISYYLVGIYPGSKTTLLASDAFTQYANFHASFNNVLHGKQNIFYTWSGSLGLNYWAFMAYYLNGIFTPLVGLFDNIHMPDALYFLTLLKFGASGLAFWIFAHHTFKIRQWATIGLSVSYALMAYAVGYSEVIMWLDTFMYLPLIILGIHRLMDQHKPTLLFISYLFLFLSNFYMAFIVGVFSFMYFMVRMLTDVKNYKKKIIPYLFTSLLAGGASMITILPTIFDLSNNGEGLSTINKVLTKDTGPWDFVAKSLVGVYDTSKYESMPFIYIGLIPLMFCIFYFLTKKIPLKNKLLFGSLLMVLIASVYIYPLNLFWHGLHSPNMFLFRFSFLFSFMIILLAGYGLEVFEKEDFDQLLNGTLGIVGIFILFILVSNKKRYGIITTNSLIITVGLLIGYLVFWFIYHRNVKVAKWLPILFVLMMTGEAFVNSKVMIEGIRDDWGYPTRKRYDEFYPEIKNLVDQTNKANDTLFRLENLDPVSLDDSFNYGYSGVTMFSSIRNRHSSAYVNALGFRSLGSNLQVQYRNNTLLMDALVGIKYNIAKTDPSKFGFTKIATEGAYSLYENRFALPLGITTDDGIYETGAVSNQTELFNYLANTEGELFSFDEPKVADLENVIVTDEGNNIISYGEEIPNKPKKVTWLVTIPAHSQGYLSLVPASFNNKLERGAAIKVTVNGNSQSNRVMDYGQYYSIGYSEKATSIKVTATFTGSQKMTLFKPDVVFLNTQRFEKTVKQIQDKGVKFQTSGRKAKADISLAQDQVVLTTIPYDKGWKAYIDGKKVDIPTFKDAFLAIPVPAGKHSLELAFLPQGFLIGAVLFVLCLLVFIGYSLRLTRNKQLK